GCCCCACCGAGGCAGCAGAAAGGGGAAGGGTTGGCGTCCATGGTGCTCAAGCTAAAAGAATTGGTAAACCAACAGGACCGGGCGGCGAAGGAATCAAACATTGAACAGTATTAACCAAGAGGGCGGTGTGTGAACACAGAAACACAACAGATTGCCAGCTGATGACAAAACTCTACACACTCAGTGGCGATTTCTGACGATAGGATCCAAGGACAATAACATAAATACAACACCTCTTGTCAATGGTCGTTGTCACAGGCCGTTCTTTAGTTGTTAAAATTACTTTTCATGATGAGACAGTTTTAAAAGTCATGAGATGTTGACATTGGCTGAAACTACCCCATCGTGCATGGTTAAACGTTGGTAGAAACGCGTGTGTGGGTTGATTTTTATTTAATAAACGTATTTTGTTTCTTATTAACCAAATGAACTCGTTATTATCTATCTATGATTTCTGTGATAAGCTGAGAAGAAAATAAAGTGGCATTAAGAAAATAAAGCAGCATTAATTCTTGCAACTTTTGCACACAGTGTTTTTTTAACTTCAGTTCCTAATCCTCACGGGAGACTTCTCTTCTGCGTTACCAACAGGCTCGGTTGGGATGGGAcgcgagagtgctggagtaactcagcgggtcaggcagcatctccctagAGAAAACAGATAGGGTCAATTCTCATTTCATATCCActttctcccgagatactgcctgacccgctgagttactctggcattttgtgtctacctttggtataaaccagcatctgcagttccttcatatatcAAGCATGACCGAGTCCACGTTTCCTCCTGGGCAAAACATTTGACGTTGTAAAAATCGAGAATCACCAACAAATAGAAGTGTAATTTGCCATCGGTTTCTCTCAAGTGCACACACAGAACCGCGTTTAAACCCCTTTCTGTTGAATGAACCATTTTAGTGATTCAGTTTGCTTCACACGCATGATGTTTATGGCAAAGAACATTCATTTTAAAGATTAGGCTGTTAGAATATTTGACAATCCAAGGTATCGgatgatatggggtgaaggccatGGACCTAGGTCACAAcataggcgcagtggtagagttgctgccttacagcgaatgcagcgccggagactcaggttcgatcctgactacgggcgccgtctgtacggagtttgtacgttctccccgcccgtgacctgcgtgggttttctccgagatcttcggtttcctcccacactccaaagacgtacaggtttgtaggttaattggctgggtaaaatgtaaaaattgtccctagtggatgtaggatagcggggcgcagacccggtgggccgaatggcctgtttccgcgctgtatctctaaatctaaaatcaaatcaGCCAAGTTCTCATTCAATAGTCGTTCAGGACATCAATGGCCTATTGCTGGTTTGATGCAGCTCTGGACATAGATGATGGTGGCTGATGTGTTTGTCCCAAGCAGCTGGACGTGTCTTCAACCACAGCATGGAACGCCTCCAATCTTTTCAAAAGGAAAATCATTGACTCGCAGGTTAGTTGGCGATTGACTTGGGGGGTGGAGGCGGCTGGTTCCGGAGTTGCAAGCAGTTTCTAAAGCGAGCAAGAGCGGGTGCACTGGAAACAAAAGCTTCTGCAACACCAtgtaaactgtatctctaaactaaaccaaaccatgtGGTCCCAGACACGAATGCTTTGACGGTCATCCCTCTGAGTGAACAGAGGGTATATAAAGTAGACAAATATGGTGTAATGTGAGGGgaagatgttggggggggggggggggggggagagcaggggtAGGACCATGAGGAAGGGGAAAAGTTCTCAACAGGACACCAGTAACTTCATTGAAATGTGCCACTTGCTCCAGCCAAACTATTACTAGAACTGTGCAAAGTCTGCTCTGGCAATGGACAGCAACTTAATGGTTGTCAACAATGGCGTGTGGATAAAGTTGGATATAATGACAATACATCACCCCCACCCTGGCACTATGGAAATAATAGGCATGCGCTATTTCAATACATCTCACTCTACTTCTAAGAGAGCACCAGTTGGAAAGGGAATGGAACTTTGCCAATATTACATGTGTCACCTTTTATCAGGATAAAAGAAGTCTGAATAAaatgacgtgcctttagaaaggaggcgaggagaaatttatttcgtcagagggtggtgaatctgtggaaattcatTACCACAcacatggctgtggaggccaagtctttgggtatttttaatgcggaggtcgacaggttcttgattagtaagggtgtccaaagttaggggagaaggcagagaatgaggttgagagggaaagatagatcagctatgattgaatggcagagtagactcgatgggccaaatgacttaattctgctcgtataacttatgaatttattacATTCACATTATTTTCAGAGAACCGCACTTGTACCACAATCAGAAGGGATTCCATTAGTTCAGCTGAAGTGATGAAAAAACGTGTGCATAGATCCTGGCATCGATCCAGACACATTTATTCCATGGAAACCTATTATTTTACTGATAGATGAGCCTCCATAACAAAGCAAAGGATGACTGCTGGGGGATGAGGGAGATCCTTTGAACATTTGGACCCTTTTCGTCAGTATAAATCTTATACGTGGAAAGTACGAATACAAAAAAGCCACACAAAATATCAAGGCACCTTTAGGCATTTTCAAACAAAGATTCTACTGTCTAGACCACACTGGCAGAAGCTCTACTTTCCAGACACAAGAGACCACTGATGCTGGAatattaagcaaaacacaaagtgctggaagaactcaatgagtcaggtagcatccggGGAAGGAATGGGCTGGCAAAGGTttgagttgggactcttcttcaatcaatccgtctgaagaagggtctcgacccaaaacaccacctgccCATACAtcccccagatgttgcctgactccgaGTTCATTCAGCATCACGTTTTGCTCCTCTACCTGCCAGATCAGGTTTTGTCATGGCCCCTGTATGTCCCACAAGCTCATTATAATGTGGACTCTGTTCTTGACCATGTTAAGGAATTCATATGAATGGTATGCCCTTGTCATACTTTCATGATTAACCAAACAAATCTGATCAAAGTATCAAGTAAAGCAATctgcatccccccaccccccatatcaCATTCCCTCAATTGCTGATGTCACAACATCTGCCTggtcacacaacaacaaaaaaagcattCCAAATCCAAGACACCCTCCTACAACAAACTTtcatataaaaacacaaaataattaCCAGTGTCAAAAAAACGGGTAATGTTTGGaagtcggtaggttaattggctactgaaaATGACCCATTGTGTGCTGGTGAATGATAGAATCTGGGAGAGCTAATGGAAATGAGGGGGGAATGAAGagttaaaacaatagacaatagacaataggtgcaggagtaggccattcggcccttcgagccagcactgccattcaatgtgatcatggctgatcattctcaatcagtaccccgttcccgctttctccccataccccctgactccgctaacttaagagctctatctagctctctcttgaatgtattcagagaattggcctccactgccctctgaggcagagaattccacagattcacaactctctgactaaaaaagtttttcctcatctctgttctaaatggcctaccccttattcttaaactgtggcccctggttctggactcccccaacattgggaacatgtttcctgcctctaacatgtccaaccccttaataatcttatacgtttcgataagatcccctctcatccttctaaattccagtgtatacaaacctagtcgctccagtctttcaacatatgacagtcccgccattccgggaattaacctagtaaacctacgctgcacgccctcaatagcaagaatatccttcctcaaatttggagaccaaaactgcacacagtactccaggtgcagtctcactagggccctgtacaactgcagaaggacctctttgctcctatacccaactcctcttgttatgaaggccaacattccattggctttcttcactgcctgctgtacctgcatgcttcctttcagtgactgatgcactaagacacccagatcacgttgtacgtccccttttcctaacttgacaccattcaaataataatctgccttcctattcttaccaccaaagtggataacctcacacttatccacattaaactgcatctgccatgcatccgcccactcacacaacctgtccaagtcaccctgcaacatcatagcatcttcctcacagttcacactgccacctagctttgtatcattggcaaatttgctaatggtacttttaatcccttcatctaagtcattgatgtatattgtaaatagctgcggtcccaacaccgagccttgcggtaccccactagtcactgcctgccattctgaaagggacacatttatccccactctttgctttctgtctgtcaaccaactttctatccatgtcagtaccctacctccaataccatgtgctctaattttgcccaccaatttcctatgtgggaccttgtcaaaggctttctgaaagtcgaggtacaccacatccactggctctcccctgtcaattttcctagttacatcctcaaaaaattccagtagattagtcaagcacgatttccccttcgtaaatccatgctgactcggaacgatcctgttactgcgatccaaatgctccgcaatttcgtcttttataattgactccagcatcttccccaacactgatgtcagactaactggtctataatttcccattttctctttccctcctttcttgaaaagtgggataacattagctaccctccaatccacaggaactgacccggaatctatagaacattggaaaataatcactaatgcgtccacaatttctagagccacctccttaagcaccctgggatgcagaccatcaggccctggggatttatcagccttgagtcccattagtctacccaaaactttttcctgcctaatgtggatttcctccagctcctctgtcaccctaagatctctggccactagaacatctgggagattgtttgtatcctcctcagtgaagacagatccaaagcaccggttcaactcgtctgccatttccttgttccccataataaattcccctgcttctgtcttcaagggacccacatttgccttgactatttttttcctcttcacatacctaaaaaagcttttactatcctcctttatattattggctagtttaccctcgtacctcatcttttctccccgtattgcctttttagttatcttctgttgctctttaaaagagtcccaatcctctggcttcccactcttatttgctatgttatacttcttcccttttatttttatgttgtccttgacttcccttgtcagccacgggtgcctcttactccccttagaatctttcctcctctttgggataaattgatcctgcaacttctgcattattcccaggaatacctgccattgctgttccacagtcttccgtgctagggcctccttccagtcaattttggccaactcctgcctcatgcctctgtaatcccctttgctaaactgtaatactgacacctccgattttcccttctccctctcaatttgtagagtaaaacttatcatattgtggtcactgcctcctaatggctcatttacctcgagtccccttatcaggtcaggttcattacataacactaaatccagaattgccttttccctggtaggctccagtacaagctgttctaagaatctaaCAAAACATTGTGATTAGTGTCACATTATTGTCAATGGGTGGATTGATAGTTGATATGACTTGGGCCCATTTCCCTGCTGTACGCTTTTATAAATATAATTGGTTTCTACTCCTAAACCTTCCATTCTCCTTTTTTCTTGCCCAATCTAGTCTTTCTGCAATTGAGTATCTGACATTTTACAGTTCAGTACAAATCATACATTTAAACACATAGCAATGTCTTTACTTGACCCATTGTCACCCCTTTCACTTACTTGCTCTATTTGGTTATCCACCACCAAAACACACCAGAGATAAGAGTTTGGTCAGAAAGGAAAGATTATGATTCTAGAAAAGGAAATTGAAAAGCGTTCTAaaaagaaggaacattttcaaccATGAATAAAGAAAGATTCTCCGATTGTACAAagagtctccaaagacgtacaggtatgtaggttaattggctgggtaaatgtaaaaattgtccctagtgggtgtaggatagtgttaatgtacggggatcgttgggcggcacggacttggtgggccgaaaaggcctgtttccggctgtatatatatgatatgatatgatatgattggcgATTCCTTGATTGGCACAGTGGTCATTAATTTAAATCATTGCAAGGGTGGAAAGTCATTAGGAGCAATTTCTCTCAGCAGTAGGAATGATGTTTGGTCATTGGAAATGGTAGAAAAAAGACAGTTGCATTAAAGAGAAAATTTGAGGGGAAAAGTACAATGTTACAGGGCATTGTAACATTGCCCTGTTACACTTTGCACTTTGAGTTGGTGTGAAAAAGGAACACGACAGATGTAACAGATATTTCATTAGTACAATGGCACAATTTACCAGCTCTTCATCTAATAAATAAGTACGTATGTACATATTATTTATAACAAACATTAGTATTTGCAGAAATATAGTTAAAATGAATCAAAGGATACTATTCAGAAAGTTTGATTCTAATTTTATTTCCATTTCTGCAATTAATTTCTCAGATACAACTCCTTAAGACACAATTGGTTTTCTAAATTTGTCAAATAAAAAAAATGACCTTGAATACATTTTCTAGTTCACGATGGAAGCATCTAAGCTTTTCCAATAGAAACATTTGAGAAATTACATTAAACACCTGTGAGATTTGTTGAAGGGCACATATATTTTTCGCTTTGTTAAGTGATAATTTGCTGAAATGGAAACATCATAGATGGAGATTTTGGGATTGTCAGATTAATCTTCAAAGTGTAAACACTTTACATTACATACATCAACCGTGAATCAGAGCTGCACAACAGCACAATGAAATAGAATGCAAGAAATCAAATCTTGCGGGAAAAAAAATTTGGGCACAAATAAGACAACTTGTGACAACTTCATAATCTGCAAAATTATCAATTAACTCTAGGTACAACGGTGACATTTATCACATGCATTGAGTTCGTACAGAAGAATGTGTGAAAATTATAACCTAATTCTGCATTTCCAACTGAAATTGGATGTAATGGTTTACATGAGCCGGAGAGGGGGTTAATATCTTAAAGAAATTTGATtatatttaacccacaaatttgtaAAGGGAAAAATAATAAATGATTTTTGGATCAATGGCGTTGGAGGAAATAAAATTGTTCTTCATGCACTGTTATGATTTTTTTGTGTTTACAACAGATGGACCACTGATTTAAAAGGGGCATCTTGACCATGCAGATTTATAACGGTACAGAATGGAAGTTTAATTCGCACTTTAGGTTTAATGTCAGAGATGGGTTTGAACAGGTGATCTTGACTTTGAGGCAAGAGTGCCATAATGGAACAATCGTGAAAATAATAACATGGGATCTAAAATGTGTGCTCTCCATTAGGTCATAGAATATACAAGTGCTTCATTCAGATTTTTTAATTTCATCAGCTCAAATAACCTGGAATTTATAAAATCACTTATTTTCTCGGACAATTGGATGGTTTCGAATTCTTAAGAtcttcagtctacccaaaacattaAAGCAAAACCATCTCACAAGATAAAAACTGATTTGGTAGTGATCATTTTCAACATACCATTGGATTAACTGACAATTCCAGGTCTCCATCCGAACTTGGTACATTCCAGAGtgggataatttttttaattgaatctaTCAAATTACTTTTTAATTATAGTTATTTTTGAATTACTGAAGTGCTTCCATTTCTGCCAGTTGGAGATTTGTCTAAATGCAtgttatttaaaacaaaaacatgcaGTGAAGCACCATATCTCCTGCTCATTACCAATGGAAGTCTTGGAACAAAAAATACATTGGGATTTATGAATACAAAAACATTATAAATAATGCCTGAACATTTTACAGTGCTAACTGCGTTTTAGTTGACATGGTATATTTTCCACAATACAAAGCAGTAGCAAAATATATTCTTCTAACTTTTAAGACACTGTAAATACACTATAAATCTATGTATACATTTCATAAATTAGGTTCATCCTTCAGGCCTTCTAAACTCCTAGTTAAAATGTTGGCTTGGCTAAATATTCTTCCATAGTCTGTAACAAACATACCACAGCATTAGTAAACTCAGGTCAATGACATTTTTTTCCATAACATTTGTATTCATAAAATCATGTAAAACATCATCACAGCCACCTCACGACCTTGTGTTGCTCATCTGAGAATGATacagtaaaaattataaaataaatCCTGCAATTTAGTCCATGAAAGCCATAAAGTGATTCCACAGTAAAGTGTATAATTGAAATCAGTGGATTTGACCAAGCAAGGGGACAAAACAACGTTTGAAAATTAAATGCTCTCAGcatgtaaatgaaaataatgATTTAATGACATAAATAATGACTAATAATTATTAGGATTTTTTAGACTGAGAATCTCCAGTTCCTTTAGTGTCTAGCAACCCCACTTATTGTAATAGTATGTCACCCTCTCTTTACTGCTGAACATTGGTACTAATATGGATcaggatctctctctctctctctctctctcgctcacacAAAAGTTATGTGGAAGCTCAGTGACATCCTTGACTCTGGCACCAGGAAAGTCACACAGCAACCAGACGCTCTGTCTGTACCTAATCactaagggcggcacagcggtagacctgctgccatacaacgctagagacccgggttcgatcctgactacgggtgctgtctgtgcggagtttggacgttctccacgtagcctgcgtgggtttcctccggctgctccggtttcctcccacacttcaaagacgtacaggttgtaggttaattggcttagtaaaattgtaagttgtccctagtgggtgtagcatagtgttaatatgtggggattgctggtcaaaatggactcggtgggccgaagggcctgcttcctcggtgtatctcgaaactaaacaaaacactaaTTATTTAACTCCCTATCTAGCTTGCTTTCCTTTCCTCCTGCTGTGCAGTTGAGTCACCCATGGTGTCTGTGTTGCCCTGAGGACCATCAACCTGCCACGCAGGGAGTGCTGTGGGCTGGGAGCATCCTATGTAGCTGCCTGCATCTTACATGTGCTGCTGTGTAACTGGTTGCTGTTCCATTTTGGAAAGCCAGAATGAAAGCTCACCTcagccgatccatgtacctgtccaaatgtcttttaaatgttgttccaatttctgcctcaactacctcctctggcagctcattccaaatacccatcATCTTCTGTGTGATAAGATTGCCCCCCAGAttcccattcaatctttcccctctcaccttaaacccatgtcctctggttcttgattcctctactccaggtgaaagactctgtgcatctacattatctattcccctcgtgatcttatacagttTTAGAACATCGACTGTCATCCTCCTACACTTCTAGCTtgcccaacatctccctgtagcccagACCTGCGTCCAGCTGAGCTCCTGCTTCTGAAGCCATTACATCATAGCTAAGGCACAACCTGATAGCACCTAacacctctcccctgcccctataaCCTCAACTCAGTCTTTCAATAAGCAACTCTAACAGTGATCATTGGCAAATGAATCAGCTACAGAGCGACTATGCAAATAGACACCAATCTAACGTCAGACGCAGTTCTTTATAAAGGTTTACAGAAAGTTCATCCAACTAGATAGCTGAATGCATTAAAACTGCATAAAACTACCCATTTCATAAATATCCATCATGAATCATGAGTGAAAcagtgagctgctgcctcagagccagagacccaggtttgatcttggcctcgggtgctgtctgtgcggagtttgcacgttctccctgtgatcccatgggtctcccccgggtgctccggtttcctcccacatcccaaagacgtgcagttttgtaggttaatccgcctctgtaaaattgccccgagtgctTAGGTAGTGGGAAtcatgagacagtgggataacatagaactagtgtgaacaggtgatcgatggtcggcgtggactcaaaggAGCGTAAACTAAACCGATTCAGCTTTTCTGGCACTTTAACTCCACAAAGATTCAGAAATCATACCTTAAAGTCCGTTAACTGTTGCCTTACGACTAACAAATACTCAAGTTTTCTAaaaccactagaccaagtggacctgttgggcccaaacctctcctacattggtgcagcaccctctcctcccccccccctcccctctcccccccctttcatccacctccctccttctccctcccctcctcctctctacccctctccacaccctccccctctttcctctcccaccccactccattcccctcaaccccccttatcccccccctccctccaccccctccctccctaggagatagatttaaactttaaaatgtgaataacttaaaaaatataacaccgatttcaatggaacttcttccattagcaccaaagggacgacggtgagtaagatgggcctaaaattgccgtgctatcgtgtaccgttttggctgtagttcaggaacaaacaaacaaacaaacgagttttagtatatagaagattatCTGCGCGTCTCTGCCTTACCTCttgcatcatatctgcctcctccactgctTTAGTTACACTGTGCTTCGAGGTGTCCTGCATCTCTCCTCCAATTAGAAATTCATCCAGTATAAAGTAGGCCTTCTCAAAATTAAAGATGATGTCTAGTTCGCAAACCTGAcacaaaaaaaatccaagttaTCCAAATCTGTCATTTTAAAAAATAGGTTATAAAAAATAATGCTATTGACGTTTGATCCACAAAATTGCTCCAATTATAATTGGAAAGCAAAATAAATGCAGatcctggaaatttgaaataaaaacagaaaatactcagAATCTTAAAACGTGTTCAACCTCAAGTCAAATACTGCCTGCCCTGCAGAGTAATATGTGCATCccctatttttagttttagattgaATTATATATTTAAGCGTGAAACTTTCTGGTTGCTATCGCACTTAGTGGTTATGCTGTGATTTTTTCTTTGTTAGTATTACACCCCGAATACAGAACAAATCTGTGATTTATCTTGAGTTTAAGTTCATTTTTATATGAAAGAACTGTATGCATATAGTACCTGATGAAACATGCTAATCCACTTTTGTAGCCAATGAAGTACCTATTGATGTCTGGTCTGCATGTTAATAAAGGAAACATAATATCCGATATACACAAGCCAAAAACTCATAAAGATCAATGTGACATTGTCTGCATAAACTGGTTTAGAAATGTTGATTGAGGGTTAAATATTGGCCAAGACATTGGGGGCATTTCCCTTTCTCTTTTTGAAAATAGTGCGGTTGAATTTTTAAGTACACTCGGAAGGGCAGACAATGCCTTTGTTGATAGTCTCATCGGACAATGCTGCAGAGTCTCAATAATACATTGGAGTTCGGCCTAAATTCTTGTGCTAAAGACTCGAGGGTTGTTGACCTTCTGACTTGAACTTGCCAAACAAAGTTACAATTGGGAGCAAGAGTAAGCCTCTTAGGCTGCTCAACCATGcgctaagatcatggctgatcttgatTGCAGAATTGATCGCAATTCTGCATTTTCATTTAATATATTTGAAGATTAATATATTTTCACCCACTTGCTTATCAAACttcttcctctgcctcagaaATGCCCAAAGATTCAACCGGcgtgtttgccggtgtgggcaagttgggacgaagggcctgtttccacaccgtatcactctatgactctatgacaccaggGGTGAAGATGTGGTAAATTAAACAAAGAACTTCATACTGCAAATCCAAATTAAACACAGAAAGTTCTGAAAGttttcagcaggtcagtcagcgccTATAGTGCGAGAAACGTTTAATATCTCAGGTTTCAATAAGAACCAGGGGCAGTAACGGAAATTAACATTTTAGCGATGGGGAGAATGAGGCAGGGAGAGAacattatcttgcattaaacattttagtttagtttaatttattgtcacctataccaaggtacagtgaaaagattttgttgttattcacattattccctttatcatgcatctgtgcactgtggacagctcgattgtaatcatgtattgtctttccgctgactcgtcagcacgcaactaaagctttttactgtacctcagtacacgtgacaagaaactattcTCAAATCAGACAAAAGGTACAg
The genomic region above belongs to Rhinoraja longicauda isolate Sanriku21f chromosome 13, sRhiLon1.1, whole genome shotgun sequence and contains:
- the LOC144599271 gene encoding AP-1 complex subunit sigma-3-like isoform X2 encodes the protein MMHFMLLFSRQGKLRLQKWYTVVVDKEKKKISRELVQIVLSRQAKMCSFVEWRDLKVIYKRFASLYFCCAIDEQDNELLTLEIIHRYVELLDKYFGNSHRVIRCGNRPFVPTCPHRQTRRLNLWAFLRQRKKFDKQVCELDIIFNFEKAYFILDEFLIGGEMQDTSKHSVTKAVEEADMMQETMEEYLAKPTF
- the LOC144599271 gene encoding AP-1 complex subunit sigma-3-like isoform X3 codes for the protein MHFMLLFSRQGKLRLQKWYTVVVDKEKKKISRELVQIVLSRQAKMCSFVEWRDLKVIYKRFASLYFCCAIDEQDNELLTLEIIHRYVELLDKYFGNSHRVIRCGNRPFVPTCPHRQTRRLNLWAFLRQRKKFDKQVCELDIIFNFEKAYFILDEFLIGGEMQDTSKHSVTKAVEEADMMQETMEEYLAKPTF